Part of the Sinorhizobium sp. BG8 genome, CCGAGTTGCGGATGGACCAGGATGATCGCCGGTCCTTCCGCTATCAGTTCGCGCTCGCTATTCGTTCCTGCCATTCCGGTCCAGCCTTTTCTCTTGCGGGTTTCACTCGCACAAAAGGAATTGAAATGAAAGGACAGGAGGCGCTGGCCTTACTCCGGGTCCTCCTCCTGCGTCGGCGCGACACCGCCCTTGGCTCCGTCGGCCGCGATTTCGTCCATCTCCTTCTTCAGCGAATCGGGCGTGCCGTCGATGACCCGCAGGATATCGTCGATGACGGGTCTTCCGTCTTCCTCGATCACGCTGAAATGGACTTCGGCCGGCTTCCAGTCGGGAGCCCGCTCTCCAAAGCAATGGGTATTGTCGAACGTCGTCTTGACGTCGGTAACTCCGTTGGCGGCGGGCGCGGCTTCGATCTTGAGGTCCTTGATCGGGCAACCGTCCTGCCCCATGGCGATCGTATCGTAGTCGAAGGGCGATTCACCCTCCTCATAGGCCGGATACTTGGCGGCTTCGTGGTACTTCGCCGCGAAATCCTTGCTGTAGAGGCGCTTCAGGAAGTCCTCGCTGTAGTAGTCGACGTAGTTCTGCGGTGCGTCCTCGTCGGATCCGAGTTCCTTCCAGTTCTCGGTCACGGCGTTCATGACCTCGTTCACCGGAGCCGTAGCGTCCTGGGCGAAGGCCAGGCACGGCAGGAGGGTGACGAGTGCAACGAGGCTTGGGCGTTTCATGAGTATTCTCCTGGAGTATTGCGCCCGCATATGGCGACAGGATTGTGGTTGTCGCGTGGCGGCCAACCCGGCCGCGGACCATAAGCAGAGCGGGCGCAAAATAAAGCACCGGGGCGCGCCGTCGGCTTTGCCTTCCGGGCTCACAATGCTATAGCCCCATTCGGTTTCAGTTCACGAACGGGGCTCTCCAGCCCCACAAGGCTACGAGGCAATCCATGAAGAAGATTAAGGTCGCCAACCCTGTCGTCGAACTCGACGGCGACGAGATGACGCGCATCATCTGGCAGTTCATCAAGGACAAGTTGATCCACCCCTATCTCGACATCGACCTCGAATACTACGACCTCGGGATGGAAAACCGCGACGCGACCGACGACCAGGTGACGATCGACGCGGCAAACGCGATCAAGAAGCATGGTGTCGGCGTCAAGTGCGCGACCATCACTCCCGATGAGGCACGCGTCGAGGAATTCAAGCTGAAGAAGATGTGGAAGTCGCCGAACGGCACGATCCGCAACATCCTCGGCGGCGTGATCTTCCGCGAGCCGATCATCTGCAAGAACGTGCCGCGCCTCGTCCCCGGCTGGACCAAGCCGATCATCGTCGGCCGCCACGCTTTCGGTGACCAGTACCGCGCCACCGATTTCAAGTTCCCCGGCAAGGGCAAGCTGACGATGAAGTTCGTCGGCGAGGACGGCAAGGAAATCGAGTACGACGTGTTTGACGCGCCCTCGGCTGGTGTGGCCATGGGAATGTACAACCTCGACGATTCGATCACCGAATTCGCCCGCGCTTCGTTCAACTACGGCCTGCAGCGCAAGGTACCGGTCTATCTCTCGACCAAGAACACCATCCTCAAGGTTTATGACGGCCGCTTCAAAGACATCTTCCAGCAGGTCTTCGACGCCGAATTCGCCGAGAAGTTCAAGGAAGCCAAGATCTGGTACGAGCATCGCCTGATCGACGACATGGTGGCCTCCGCCCTCAAGTGGTCCGGCGGCTATGTCTGGGCCTGCAAGAACTACGACGGCGACGTGCAGTCGGACATCGTCGCGCAGGGCTTCGGCTCGCTCGGCCTGATGACCTCGGTTCTGATGACGCCGGATGGCAAGACAGTCGAAGCCGAAGCCGCTCACGGCACGGTCACCCGTCACTACCGCCAGCACCAGAAGGGCGAGGAAACGTCCACCAACTCGATCGCCTCGATCTTCGCCTGGACCCGCGGCCTCGCGCACCGCGCCAAGCTCGACGGCAACTCCGAACTGGCGAAGTTCGCCGACACCCTCGAAAAGGTCTGCGTCGACACCGTCGAGGCCGGCTTCATGACCAAGGACCTCGCGCTGCTCATCGGTCCGGATCAGCCGTGGCTCTCCACCACCGGCTTCCTCGACAAGATCGACGAGAACCTGCGCAAGGCGATGGCCGCCTAATCAGGCGTTCGCATCCCGCACTCATAGAAAACCCGGCCTCGTGCCGGGTTTTTTCGTTTGGAGTTCGACCGAGGTGCCGAGCCCAGCGTGTCGATTACGCGGATGCGTTGGAACGAATTCGATGAAGTGGGGTTGACCCAAGGTTCCATCGCCCTAGCTTTCGTAACGCCATGACAAATGACAGTGATCACGAAAGATTTCCAAGGATCGCCTTGGTCTCCACCCACGGATATGTTGCAGCTAATCCACCGCTCGGCGCAGCCGATACCGGTGGGCAGGTGGTATATGTCCTTGAACTCGCCAAGAAACTTGCCAAACTCGGCTACAGCGTAGACATATTCACCAGACAATTTGAAAACCAGCCGCCGGAAGATCAG contains:
- a CDS encoding NADP-dependent isocitrate dehydrogenase, encoding MKKIKVANPVVELDGDEMTRIIWQFIKDKLIHPYLDIDLEYYDLGMENRDATDDQVTIDAANAIKKHGVGVKCATITPDEARVEEFKLKKMWKSPNGTIRNILGGVIFREPIICKNVPRLVPGWTKPIIVGRHAFGDQYRATDFKFPGKGKLTMKFVGEDGKEIEYDVFDAPSAGVAMGMYNLDDSITEFARASFNYGLQRKVPVYLSTKNTILKVYDGRFKDIFQQVFDAEFAEKFKEAKIWYEHRLIDDMVASALKWSGGYVWACKNYDGDVQSDIVAQGFGSLGLMTSVLMTPDGKTVEAEAAHGTVTRHYRQHQKGEETSTNSIASIFAWTRGLAHRAKLDGNSELAKFADTLEKVCVDTVEAGFMTKDLALLIGPDQPWLSTTGFLDKIDENLRKAMAA